From one Hyphomicrobiales bacterium genomic stretch:
- a CDS encoding adenylosuccinate synthase, producing MSNVVVVGAQWGDEGKGKIVDWLSERADIVVRFQGGHNAGHTLVIDGVTYKLSLLPSGVVRSGKLAVIGNGVVIDPWALRDEIEKLRAMGVAITAENLRIAENATLILPLHRELDGIREAAAGAGKIGTTGRGIGPAYEDKVGRRAIRVQDLRNLDTLGGKVARILTHHNALRRGLGVPEVSADDLYRELAEIRPSILPFMDTVWALLDRERRAGKRILFEGAQGALLDIDHGTYPYVTSSNTVAAQAATGSGLGPGSLGYVLGIVKAYTTRVGSGPFPTELTDTIGQRLGERGREFGTVTGRKRRCGWFDAALVRQTCKVSGVRGIALTKLDVLDGFESLRICVGYTLDGKPIDHLPAGEMAQKRVEPVYETLDGWSESTSGARSWADLPAQAVKYVRRVEELIEAPVALLSTSPERDDTILVTDPFADA from the coding sequence ATGTCGAACGTCGTGGTTGTTGGCGCCCAGTGGGGCGACGAGGGCAAGGGCAAGATCGTCGACTGGCTCTCCGAGCGCGCCGACATCGTGGTACGCTTCCAGGGCGGCCACAATGCCGGCCACACGTTGGTCATCGATGGTGTGACCTACAAGCTCTCGCTCTTGCCGTCCGGTGTCGTGCGGTCGGGCAAGCTCGCGGTCATCGGCAACGGCGTCGTGATCGACCCCTGGGCGCTGCGCGACGAGATCGAAAAGCTGCGGGCCATGGGCGTCGCGATCACCGCCGAGAACCTGCGCATCGCCGAGAACGCCACGCTCATCCTGCCGCTGCACCGCGAACTGGACGGCATCCGCGAGGCCGCCGCCGGGGCGGGCAAGATCGGCACCACAGGCCGAGGAATCGGCCCGGCCTACGAGGACAAGGTCGGCCGCCGCGCCATCCGTGTCCAGGATCTGCGCAATCTCGACACCCTCGGCGGCAAGGTGGCGCGCATCCTCACCCATCACAACGCGCTGCGCCGCGGCCTCGGCGTGCCCGAGGTCTCCGCCGACGACCTCTATCGTGAACTCGCCGAGATCCGGCCGAGCATCCTGCCCTTCATGGACACCGTCTGGGCGCTGCTCGACCGTGAGCGCCGGGCCGGAAAACGCATTCTTTTCGAGGGAGCGCAAGGCGCCCTCCTCGACATCGACCACGGCACCTACCCCTATGTGACCTCCTCGAACACCGTCGCCGCCCAGGCCGCGACCGGCTCCGGCCTCGGGCCGGGCTCGCTCGGCTACGTGCTCGGCATCGTCAAGGCCTATACGACGCGCGTCGGCTCCGGCCCCTTTCCGACCGAGCTGACCGACACGATCGGCCAGCGGCTCGGTGAGCGCGGCCGCGAATTCGGCACGGTGACGGGACGCAAGCGGCGCTGCGGCTGGTTCGATGCCGCTCTCGTGCGCCAGACCTGCAAGGTCTCGGGCGTTCGTGGCATCGCCCTCACCAAGCTCGATGTACTGGACGGTTTCGAGAGCCTGCGGATCTGCGTGGGCTACACCCTCGACGGCAAGCCGATCGATCATCTGCCTGCCGGCGAGATGGCGCAAAAGCGCGTCGAACCGGTCTACGAGACGCTCGATGGCTGGTCCGAGAGCACCAGCGGCGCGCGCTCGTGGGCGGACCTGCCGGCCCAGGCGGTGAAATACGTGCGCCGCGTGGAGGAATTGATCGAGGCGCCCGTCGCGCTGCTGTCGACGAGCCCCGAGCGCGACGACACGATCCTCGTCACCGATCCGTTCGCCGACGCCTGA
- a CDS encoding SH3 domain-containing protein has product MAFPLRGGRNRTERGDRGGGHRRVAGAHARRAGHRRGHDTHRGEMRHDMTHPIANRTGQRPLIALVLLLAAMLGALAPVWSSAQAADPYRNQHSIAVLIANQNYQRTHPVDYALNDVAAMKAFLLEKLGYEEQNIFILRDARAAQLRDWFGNEHSSNGELRRLVESGIPLQDGKRLADIFVYYFGHGAPDPIEKKNFLIPVDVSPNEARYGLGVATLERNLEEIGELLGPNNRVFLMMEACFSGESSSGALIQSSAGALVFSMEATAGVVRLAAAASDQVAFWDAESRRGLFTQHFLEGAEGEADSPEFFGDGDGIVEFKELQLYVRRQVHRTALRLRSRAQTPEFTAQREVDWQFLPGPITPVALDGAEAGANEPQTEPAEPNGLSEAEAYTLAEQVGTMEGWDAFLSQHPEGPRAPFARAHRQRLANARAAEDQAAQERIYREQQERERREREERERLANLQRPPTTPQPPLSTDCGHPRGNWRVTGVASNDTLNVRRGPRTTYRITGEIPYDGSGIEVTQCDSRNWCYVRYRCIEGWANGKYLTVAGGGGQPTPPQNSGGAYRVVGVASNDVLNMRSGPGPSYGRIGAIPYNGTGIAVQRCVQPAGSASWCYVSYGGARGWVSSQFLGQ; this is encoded by the coding sequence ATGGCTTTCCCTCTTCGGGGCGGCCGGAACAGGACCGAACGGGGAGATCGAGGAGGAGGTCATCGTCGAGTTGCTGGCGCGCATGCGCGCCGAGCCGGGCATCGTCGAGGCCATGACACGCATCGAGGTGAGATGAGGCACGACATGACGCACCCCATCGCAAACCGAACCGGACAGCGGCCCCTGATCGCCCTCGTTCTCCTGCTTGCGGCGATGCTCGGCGCGCTGGCGCCGGTGTGGTCGTCCGCCCAGGCAGCGGACCCCTATCGCAACCAGCACAGTATCGCCGTCCTCATCGCCAATCAGAACTACCAGCGCACCCATCCGGTCGACTACGCCCTCAACGACGTGGCGGCGATGAAGGCCTTCCTCCTCGAAAAGCTCGGCTACGAGGAGCAGAACATCTTCATCCTCAGGGATGCGAGGGCAGCGCAGTTGCGCGATTGGTTCGGCAATGAGCATTCCTCGAACGGGGAGCTGCGACGGCTCGTCGAGTCCGGCATTCCGCTCCAGGACGGCAAGCGCCTCGCCGACATCTTCGTCTATTATTTCGGGCACGGCGCGCCCGACCCGATCGAGAAGAAAAATTTCCTCATCCCCGTCGACGTCTCGCCGAACGAGGCACGCTATGGCCTCGGTGTCGCCACCCTCGAGCGAAACCTCGAGGAGATCGGCGAACTGCTCGGACCGAACAATCGCGTGTTCCTCATGATGGAGGCGTGTTTCTCCGGGGAATCGTCGAGCGGCGCGCTGATCCAGAGCAGTGCGGGTGCACTCGTCTTTTCCATGGAGGCGACGGCAGGTGTGGTTCGGCTCGCAGCCGCGGCGTCGGACCAGGTCGCGTTCTGGGACGCCGAAAGCCGGCGCGGGCTCTTCACACAGCATTTCCTCGAGGGCGCGGAGGGCGAGGCCGACAGCCCCGAATTCTTCGGCGACGGCGACGGCATCGTCGAGTTCAAGGAGCTGCAGCTCTACGTGCGCCGGCAGGTGCACCGGACCGCCCTTCGTCTCAGGAGCCGGGCCCAGACCCCCGAGTTCACCGCCCAGCGGGAGGTCGATTGGCAATTTCTTCCCGGCCCGATCACCCCGGTCGCGCTCGACGGCGCCGAGGCAGGGGCCAACGAGCCGCAAACCGAACCGGCCGAGCCTAACGGCCTCAGCGAGGCGGAAGCCTACACGCTCGCCGAACAGGTGGGCACCATGGAGGGGTGGGACGCGTTCCTCTCGCAACATCCGGAGGGCCCGCGCGCGCCCTTCGCCCGGGCGCACCGCCAGCGCCTCGCCAACGCCCGCGCGGCGGAGGATCAGGCCGCCCAGGAGCGCATCTATCGCGAGCAGCAGGAACGCGAGCGAAGGGAGCGCGAGGAGCGCGAGCGGCTCGCCAACCTCCAGCGACCACCGACGACGCCGCAGCCGCCCCTCTCGACCGATTGCGGACATCCACGCGGCAACTGGCGGGTGACGGGCGTCGCCTCCAACGACACCCTCAACGTGCGGCGCGGGCCGCGCACCACCTATCGCATCACGGGTGAAATCCCCTACGACGGCTCGGGCATCGAGGTCACGCAGTGCGATTCGCGGAACTGGTGTTACGTGCGCTACCGCTGCATCGAGGGGTGGGCGAACGGCAAATATCTCACCGTCGCGGGCGGCGGTGGCCAGCCCACCCCGCCCCAGAATTCGGGAGGTGCCTATCGGGTCGTCGGGGTCGCCTCGAACGACGTTCTCAACATGCGTAGCGGCCCGGGGCCAAGCTATGGCCGCATTGGCGCCATTCCCTACAACGGAACGGGAATCGCGGTGCAGCGCTGCGTGCAGCCGGCCGGCAGCGCGAGCTGGTGCTACGTGAGCTACGGCGGGGCACGCGGATGGGTTTCATCCCAGTTCCTCGGGCAGTAG
- a CDS encoding GNAT family N-acetyltransferase: MPTCPPGPFQIEAVTPQDLPAIERLNDIAFGPGRFARTAFRLREGMPAISPLCRIIRGAGNELIAAVKMTPITIGGRGGALLLGPIVVAPERKNQGYGLALMRAVEVAAREAGHRLIVLVGDPPYYARAGYGPVPVGQMEMPGPVDPSRLLALELEAGALADYRGAIASDRVRSGGAGGKPAI, translated from the coding sequence ATGCCCACCTGCCCACCCGGCCCGTTCCAGATCGAGGCCGTCACACCCCAGGACCTGCCAGCCATCGAGCGGCTCAACGACATCGCGTTCGGGCCGGGACGCTTTGCGCGCACCGCCTTTCGGCTGCGCGAAGGAATGCCGGCGATCTCGCCGCTCTGCCGGATCATCCGAGGCGCCGGGAACGAACTGATCGCGGCCGTCAAGATGACACCGATCACGATCGGCGGGCGGGGCGGAGCGCTGCTGCTCGGTCCGATCGTGGTCGCCCCCGAGCGCAAGAACCAGGGCTATGGCCTCGCGTTGATGCGAGCGGTCGAGGTGGCGGCACGCGAGGCGGGCCACCGGCTCATCGTGCTGGTCGGCGATCCGCCCTACTATGCGCGGGCCGGCTACGGTCCGGTGCCGGTCGGACAGATGGAGATGCCGGGGCCGGTCGATCCGAGCAGGCTCTTGGCCCTCGAGCTCGAGGCCGGGGCGCTCGCGGACTACCGTGGCGCAATTGCCTCGGACCGCGTTCGATCGGGCGGAGCGGGAGGCAAGCCCGCGATTTGA
- a CDS encoding NUDIX domain-containing protein → MPARRIVNKSLQAYWRFTRSLTLGAQAAIFDAEGRVLLVRHGYRPGWHFPGGGVEKGETVLTALARELEEEAGVVLRGPPLLRSIHANFRSFPGDHIAFFVVRDWQQPRIPEPNHEIAELGFFSCDGLPEGTVPGVRNRLAEVLADDPPAADW, encoded by the coding sequence ATGCCAGCAAGACGCATCGTCAACAAGAGTCTGCAAGCCTATTGGCGGTTCACCCGGTCACTTACGCTCGGCGCGCAGGCGGCGATCTTCGATGCAGAAGGGCGCGTGCTGCTCGTGCGCCACGGATACCGGCCCGGCTGGCACTTTCCGGGCGGCGGGGTCGAAAAGGGCGAAACCGTTCTCACCGCGCTCGCGCGGGAACTGGAGGAAGAGGCGGGTGTCGTGCTGCGCGGCCCGCCGCTGCTGCGCAGCATCCACGCAAATTTCCGCAGTTTTCCCGGCGATCACATCGCGTTCTTCGTCGTGCGGGACTGGCAGCAGCCGCGCATTCCGGAGCCGAACCACGAAATCGCCGAACTCGGGTTCTTTTCCTGCGACGGCCTGCCCGAGGGCACCGTTCCGGGGGTGCGCAATCGGCTCGCCGAAGTGTTGGCCGACGATCCGCCGGCGGCGGACTGGTGA
- a CDS encoding metallophosphoesterase, whose product MVTLCHLSDVHLAPVPAPDLAGLRFKQALGIANWRYRRHRVHDRATLDRVVEHALASRPDHFVITGDLVNFSLPAEFTRAADWLGALADQVALSVIPGNHDAIVSRPWGEGFERWATWMGEEARAVLAERPAGPAPREREAHRQSAFPFTRRLGDVLLIGLSSAVPTPPFYAAGSLGQEQCGRLDRLLAEAGEAGLARVVLIHHPPLPGLAPRRCGLWDSDRLEAILATRGAELVLHGHNHRWMRNRVVGPAGPIPVLGAPSASARHGSPLGLAGYHLIEIAGSRGGGRGARITATAYGLVEHDGSLRSREVLDFG is encoded by the coding sequence ATGGTTACGCTCTGCCACTTGAGCGACGTCCACCTCGCTCCCGTGCCTGCGCCCGACCTTGCCGGGTTGCGCTTCAAGCAGGCGCTCGGCATCGCCAACTGGCGCTATCGTCGCCACCGGGTGCACGACCGCGCAACGCTCGACCGCGTCGTCGAGCACGCCCTCGCAAGCCGCCCGGATCATTTCGTCATCACCGGCGACCTCGTCAACTTCTCGCTACCGGCCGAGTTCACCCGGGCGGCCGACTGGCTCGGCGCACTCGCCGACCAGGTCGCCCTCAGCGTCATTCCCGGCAACCACGACGCCATCGTCAGCCGTCCGTGGGGCGAAGGCTTCGAGCGCTGGGCGACCTGGATGGGCGAGGAGGCGCGCGCTGTCCTCGCCGAACGGCCCGCCGGGCCAGCGCCGAGGGAACGCGAGGCTCACCGTCAGAGCGCCTTTCCCTTCACCCGCCGCCTCGGCGATGTCCTGCTGATCGGCCTTTCATCGGCAGTGCCGACGCCGCCCTTCTATGCCGCTGGCAGCCTCGGACAAGAGCAGTGCGGCCGCCTCGATCGCCTGCTCGCCGAAGCCGGCGAGGCCGGCCTCGCGCGAGTCGTGCTGATCCACCACCCGCCGCTGCCGGGGCTCGCGCCACGCCGTTGCGGCTTGTGGGACTCGGACCGGCTGGAGGCCATCCTGGCGACGCGTGGCGCCGAACTGGTGCTGCACGGCCACAACCACCGTTGGATGCGCAATCGGGTCGTCGGCCCCGCTGGCCCCATACCGGTGCTCGGGGCGCCATCGGCCTCGGCGCGCCACGGCTCGCCACTCGGACTTGCCGGTTACCACCTTATCGAAATAGCTGGATCGCGCGGCGGCGGGCGCGGCGCTCGGATCACCGCGACGGCCTATGGGCTGGTCGAGCACGACGGGTCGTTGCGCTCACGAGAGGTGTTGGATTTCGGCTGA
- a CDS encoding ion transporter, translating to MRPEAVAQWRAKLRSIVSATWFENLIIGLIVINAITLGLETSATMVARFGTLLSVIDTAVLIVFVAELAARWFAHGPRLLRDPWTIFDTLVVAVAVLPASGDLSVLRALRILRALRLVSAFPRMRRVVEGLFAAIPSMSTVIVLLILIFYVFAVMATKMFGSAFEELFGTLGASAYTLFQVMTLEGWSDGVARPVMERYPWAWAFFVPFILITSFAVLNLFIGIIVDAMQTEQTEVREEVHEAERHTIDEIHVLVREVKSLRAEVAAIKAAVERERAPGDG from the coding sequence ATGCGGCCCGAGGCTGTCGCGCAATGGCGCGCGAAGCTGCGCTCGATCGTTTCCGCGACCTGGTTCGAGAACCTGATCATCGGCCTCATCGTGATCAACGCCATCACGTTGGGGCTCGAGACCTCGGCGACCATGGTCGCGCGTTTCGGCACGCTCCTCTCGGTGATCGATACCGCCGTTCTCATTGTCTTCGTCGCCGAACTGGCAGCGCGATGGTTCGCCCACGGGCCCCGGCTGCTGCGTGATCCCTGGACGATCTTCGACACCTTGGTCGTCGCTGTCGCGGTCCTGCCGGCATCCGGCGACCTCTCGGTCCTGCGCGCCCTGCGGATCCTGCGGGCGCTTCGCCTCGTCTCGGCATTTCCACGGATGCGCCGCGTGGTCGAGGGGCTGTTCGCGGCGATCCCGAGCATGTCGACGGTGATCGTGCTGCTGATACTGATCTTCTATGTCTTCGCTGTCATGGCCACGAAGATGTTCGGCAGCGCGTTCGAGGAGCTTTTCGGCACGCTCGGAGCATCCGCCTACACACTCTTCCAGGTGATGACGCTGGAGGGCTGGTCCGACGGTGTCGCGAGGCCGGTCATGGAGCGCTACCCCTGGGCCTGGGCCTTCTTCGTGCCTTTCATCCTGATCACCAGCTTCGCGGTGCTGAACCTCTTCATCGGTATCATCGTCGATGCCATGCAGACCGAGCAGACCGAGGTGCGCGAGGAGGTGCACGAGGCCGAGCGACACACGATCGACGAGATCCATGTGCTAGTTCGAGAGGTCAAGAGCCTGCGGGCGGAGGTTGCCGCGATCAAGGCGGCCGTGGAACGCGAGCGCGCCCCCGGCGACGGCTGA
- a CDS encoding alkaline phosphatase family protein, with protein MWGMTLRRCVGNVWHLWRKARVFGVVLFAAALPALAETGADRPALPVDPITRVAFASCFVQSAPAPIWQSVRARAPDLLVMMGDNVYGDTRSGTTRELEDAYRAAAAHPDFNPVLTGVPVLATWDDHDYGRNDGGAEYELRLETERLFRAFWRMPGLPPEGEGIYSAHMLGTEGSRLHVILLDVRSFRSPLKRKPEGSAIVGRYVEQDAPGQDMLGAAQWAWLERELARPADLKVLVSGIQVLAEGHGWERWGNLPDERRRLLELVDRMGTGPLLVLSGDRHNGSFYERPAADGRRRIVEVTSSPISRPYPNEDAAGPEKLGTSVEVENFGLLEIDWARRIARVGLHLADGSPAREPMEIGF; from the coding sequence ATGTGGGGCATGACCCTTCGGCGCTGTGTCGGGAACGTGTGGCACCTCTGGCGCAAGGCACGCGTCTTCGGCGTGGTTCTGTTCGCAGCCGCGTTGCCGGCCCTCGCCGAGACCGGCGCCGATCGCCCCGCCCTGCCCGTGGACCCGATCACGCGTGTCGCATTCGCCTCTTGCTTCGTGCAGTCCGCGCCGGCCCCGATCTGGCAATCGGTGCGCGCCAGGGCCCCCGATCTCCTGGTGATGATGGGCGACAACGTCTACGGCGACACCCGTAGCGGCACCACGCGTGAACTCGAGGACGCCTATCGGGCGGCCGCCGCGCATCCGGATTTCAATCCGGTCCTGACCGGCGTGCCGGTGCTCGCCACCTGGGACGATCACGATTACGGCCGCAACGACGGTGGCGCGGAATACGAACTCCGCCTCGAGACCGAACGTCTGTTCCGCGCGTTCTGGCGGATGCCGGGCCTGCCGCCGGAGGGCGAGGGAATCTATTCCGCGCACATGCTCGGCACCGAGGGCAGCCGCCTCCACGTCATCCTGCTGGACGTGCGTTCGTTCCGCTCTCCCCTGAAGCGAAAGCCCGAAGGCTCCGCAATCGTCGGACGCTATGTCGAGCAGGACGCCCCCGGTCAGGACATGCTCGGCGCCGCCCAGTGGGCCTGGCTCGAGCGCGAACTGGCCCGTCCTGCCGATCTCAAGGTGCTCGTCTCCGGCATCCAGGTGCTGGCTGAGGGGCACGGCTGGGAGCGCTGGGGCAATTTGCCGGATGAACGTCGGCGTCTCCTCGAGCTCGTCGATCGGATGGGAACCGGGCCACTCCTCGTTCTGAGCGGCGACCGCCACAACGGCTCCTTCTACGAGCGTCCCGCAGCCGATGGCCGTCGCCGCATCGTCGAGGTCACCTCGAGCCCGATTTCGCGCCCCTATCCCAACGAGGATGCCGCCGGTCCCGAAAAGCTCGGCACCTCCGTCGAGGTCGAGAACTTCGGTCTCCTCGAGATCGATTGGGCGCGCCGGATCGCCCGCGTTGGGCTCCATCTCGCGGATGGTTCGCCCGCCCGTGAACCGATGGAGATTGGCTTTTGA
- a CDS encoding patatin-like phospholipase family protein: MAVAASSRSPRARFRAPIPTRMPPVPKSSAPPSRSRTSVSSRSIGRAGSPALGSISRMVRPPVNRWRLAFDRVRAIAAGAGVSLRRRPVGTPPVFNLALQGGGSHGAFTWGVLDRLLEEEDLPIGWVSGASAGAVNAVALADGLAAGGRNEARARLSALWQAIVAAGPPGLPEELARTAAGIALERVAAASMRHLSGALSPYSLNPMNINPLRGVLESCIDFARLRRESPVELVISATDVATGRARLFRRSEITVDVVLASTCLPHLFQAVEIDGRHYWDGGYSANPDLSSLARESPHADTVLVLLAPLERENPPRTAEEIVGEVARLTFNRPLLDDLDRLAEAHRLGLFASYLTGAARLRRHRLHLIDGAAHTKSLAASSKLRPDRTVVRSLFVAGRDAAGAWIDQQAADRWRGKGVAIQRLTVR; the protein is encoded by the coding sequence ATGGCCGTCGCCGCATCGTCGAGGTCACCTCGAGCCCGATTTCGCGCCCCTATCCCAACGAGGATGCCGCCGGTCCCGAAAAGCTCGGCACCTCCGTCGAGGTCGAGAACTTCGGTCTCCTCGAGATCGATTGGGCGCGCCGGATCGCCCGCGTTGGGCTCCATCTCGCGGATGGTTCGCCCGCCCGTGAACCGATGGAGATTGGCTTTTGATCGGGTCCGAGCCATCGCTGCGGGGGCTGGCGTGAGCTTGCGCCGTCGGCCGGTCGGCACGCCGCCGGTGTTCAATCTCGCACTCCAGGGCGGCGGCAGTCACGGCGCCTTCACCTGGGGCGTTCTCGACCGCCTCCTCGAAGAAGAGGATTTGCCGATTGGCTGGGTGAGCGGCGCGAGCGCGGGCGCCGTCAATGCGGTCGCACTCGCCGATGGCTTGGCCGCGGGCGGGCGGAACGAGGCCCGCGCGCGGCTCTCGGCACTCTGGCAGGCGATCGTCGCCGCCGGACCGCCCGGTCTTCCCGAGGAACTTGCCCGCACCGCCGCCGGCATCGCTCTGGAGCGCGTCGCCGCCGCCTCGATGCGCCACCTTTCCGGTGCCCTCTCGCCGTACAGCCTCAATCCGATGAACATCAATCCGCTGCGCGGTGTGCTGGAGAGCTGCATCGACTTCGCCCGTCTGCGGCGGGAAAGCCCGGTGGAATTGGTCATCTCCGCGACCGACGTCGCCACCGGTCGCGCCCGCCTCTTCCGACGCTCCGAGATCACGGTCGATGTGGTTTTGGCCTCGACCTGCCTGCCACATCTCTTCCAGGCGGTGGAGATCGACGGCCGCCATTATTGGGACGGTGGCTATTCGGCCAATCCCGACCTCTCGAGTTTGGCGCGCGAGAGCCCGCATGCCGACACGGTGCTGGTGCTGCTCGCCCCCCTCGAGCGGGAGAACCCGCCGCGCACTGCCGAGGAGATCGTCGGCGAGGTCGCCCGCCTCACCTTCAACCGCCCACTCCTCGACGACCTCGATCGCTTGGCCGAGGCGCACCGGCTCGGGCTTTTCGCGAGCTACCTGACCGGGGCCGCGCGCCTGCGCCGCCACCGGCTCCACCTGATCGATGGTGCGGCGCACACAAAAAGCCTTGCCGCGAGCTCGAAGCTGCGCCCGGATCGCACCGTTGTGCGCTCTTTGTTCGTTGCCGGAAGGGACGCTGCCGGGGCTTGGATCGACCAACAGGCGGCCGACCGGTGGAGGGGGAAAGGTGTTGCAATACAACGATTGACGGTTCGTTGA
- a CDS encoding DUF1127 domain-containing protein — translation MSILSTTNGRYLASPAEKGVGFHIFDSFFAALAAHRTRSELSRLSDRQLADIGVNRADLPVSDELDRVRARIEMHCGTGF, via the coding sequence ATGAGCATCCTCAGCACGACCAACGGTCGTTACCTCGCCAGCCCCGCCGAGAAGGGCGTTGGCTTCCACATCTTCGACAGCTTCTTTGCCGCCCTCGCCGCTCACCGCACCCGCAGCGAGCTTTCGCGTCTGAGCGATCGCCAGCTCGCCGACATCGGCGTCAATCGCGCGGATCTGCCGGTCAGCGACGAACTCGACCGCGTGCGCGCGCGTATCGAGATGCATTGCGGCACCGGCTTCTGA